The region ggacattgttttgcatgaacacaacccttgcgtagtcacaaaacaggaaccccaaaattttgactctgggagtgtgacgaccgtcacaggcgtgtgacgaccgtcacaggcaatgtgagtgtgacgaccgtcatgggcgtgttacgaccgtcacgcatccagtttgttatgcctgttacgctcgtcacacgaacttcacgcggccaaactaataggactttgaaacagtctacagacctcttccaaaaagccctaaattcagaactccttgacggcacaacccttgcgccgtcaccaaccctaatgcgccaatttcagaccgtcaaacacacctcgattgttgattcagtatgattgatcaacatgtcattgcttcaccatactaatgtcggattccgaagaaaatgaccattgatcgctcaaaggaaaacaatcatttagtgttcgaatgaatgaaacagaaacagtatatcacatataccgtactttgcattaggattacttatatcatatataagttgatcggtctcaattgcgtaacctatggacgatcgatgtatcgctgcttcaccatactaatgtcggattccgaagcatagtcaacatcaatcatccaactcgtacactcatgatgccaaatttaattacccgattaattaattgattcattttgtcttttaatcatattaatacagaaagtaaacagctatccgagtcatggtttcgtaagtggctctgataccactgaaggagaattgcggtccaaaacgcagcggaaattaaaattttctcctttagagatccttacgaatggtcatgatcagtgatagaatatttacctcttgtgacgactgaaacctttggtgcagatctcttgtgacaatcaaaacctttgatgcagatccacggagcgatcacgaacgttgaacgatgacaacgtctctactcagtccacacgaacgggttccttcaatctcagtgctagctggtacgagtgaaggctttgagtgagagagagagagagagagagagtgaaaacgaaaagaatgcaaccgcaaatttttgcttctgcacaagggttctatttatagaaccacttgtgtgggcttcaagctaaaagcccacttaagtgtattttggcccatatcttataatatgcccaaaatcacttaagctcatggtaccttaccatatttcgtattctactcaagtacatcgtaccttacgatgctctataactcacttaagggcaccgtaccttacggtattccttagttactctatctctcatcaatccgtcctttgtgtgtgaccctgtaggttttcgtgacgttggcaattatattaaatcacacatttaacataataaacagtgagcggtatctagcaacacatcactgctacccaagacacgaaaatgtcatgtgatctgacaattccttctgtgataatacttatgtgtataattacccttttgcccttatgtctatattgaacacaaggcatagaccgtgtcatccttgtccagttcaatattgggcccatagacatttatcctgttatgcaggatgggcaaattccatctaggtcactcatgtccctcagcatgctttgtggagtacccatcaactatctttatggttatccagttacggacaacgttggatcagcaataaagcactcgactctacatctaggatccatagtggtttcaggtcgaagagtggaatacactattatcaccatgagaataacttatgacaccttgcataactttctatatagtattctcatagcgggtcaatccggtataaatattactcctaatattcatacctatgtttaagacttgataactctttatccatgatccatgagatgtgatcatcagtctacaaacataatagtcttaatgctttaatgttatcccacttcacattaaagctcgactacggatactttaggaatattgtccttatatttaatgtgttctcatgattaagtcacacttaatatattaaacggactatctattccagggactttattaatcaaccataataaagagaatgccttttattattcgatacaagtaccaaaatgtattggcctctagggcttacaccaacatgtCAATGGTTTAGTTTTTCCTGTAGATTTTGTGATGATTAACATGAAGGGAGATTTCGGAGGGTCATCTATTCTCGGACGCCCATTCTTGGTAACCAATAAGGCTTTAATAGATGTGGAAATTGGTGAACTTGTCTTGAAGTTCAACAAGGAATAAATGGTGTTTAATGCGTATGAATGGACACCATATATGGATGACCAAGAGATATGCTACCAACTGGAATAAAAAGCTAACAAGGATGACAAAGGGAAGAAGGAAAGTGAATTGACCGATGTGAGGGTATCCATTGTGTCTTACGTACCTCAGACATGGGCCATCAAACTAATGACAGAAAAGAAGCGTTAGGTGGGAGGCAACCCATCAATAAGTCTTTATATTTATAAgtttaattttgttttttaaacGTTTACAATTTACGTGTTATGTTGCCAGAATATAAAGTAGGtgaaagaaaagaagaaaagaaaacAACAAAGAAGAAAAGATGAGGAAAATATTGAAGCTCCCTGGAATAATCACGCAAGCTATCACACGAATGATGGGGCTTCATCACGCACACGATATTTGTATAACACATACGATAGAGTCGTTTGGGGGAATTTGAATACCATCATTATCGCACGCGATAGAAGCATAATGTACGCAGTATAAACGTTGTTGACAGACGTTACCATCGCACGCACGATGAATGTATAATGCGTATGATAGAAACAAATATGTGGCCTATAAATTGAGATTTTTGAAATCTCTTTCCTCACAactctttttcttctttttcctcTTCATAAAAACTCATCTAAGCATACTCTCTGTGTAATTCTTTTTCTCTATGCAGTGTTATTTTGTGTGTTATTGCAGGTACATGTGGCTTTAAAAAGAGGAAGAATGACAAGAGGTTTATCTTCAAGAACTGGCTCCGCTCCTAATTCCCTAACCTTCTTTAATATCAATTTTATTTATGAGGCTAATGCAGAAAAGCACCTCAAGTTGGTTGATTACCATATTGTGAGGGAGAGAGCATTCACATGCGAAGATATATAAGGTTTTGAAGAGGTGGTGGAGATGATGCAACAAAGGCATTGGGTAAGTTTCAACAATTTAATTCGAGAAGCAAATAAAAACATATTCCTAGAATTTTATGCAAACACGACATTTAGCAAAGTGGGTACCTGCATTTCTTATGTACTAGGTAAGTATGTTGATTATTCCCCTAGTATACTAACTCTATTTTTAATCTTCAACTGCTTTTATATGTGCTTTTAGGGACTATAGAAATGAGAACAAGGTAATAAACGATGAAATGGCCCAAGAGATGATTGAAACTTTTTATAGGCCAGATGGGTGGTTGAGCGTGGCTTAGCGTTGCGACTCGAAACCACTTAATTTCGCCAAATTTCGAGGGCTTGGGCCTCATATTTTTGTGCAGTCTTTAGAAGCTGCATCTAACCAATCACAACTTATTGTGAAGCGGTGTTCAGGACTTTTAACTCTTTTGAGGGGGAACCTATTAATTTGTGTCGTTTAATTTATGAAAATATCAAATACATGGATAACATTTCATAATGACATTGTGGGTATTTTTGTGTTATTAATGAATTGTGTAGTAGAGTCGGAGTGCCCGTTTACCTCGACGATGAGATAATAAGTCCAAAAGCACCTCTCAACGCTTCAGCTATAAGGAGGCTGCAACACATGAATCCTGCAGAAGTTGCTCATCATGATCTAGAGGATAATCCAGCAGGAAATGACGAAGGATTCTACCAACCGCAAATGCAAGCACCAACTAGAGCAAATGCAAGGTCAACATGCTTCAGAGTTTCAAAGAAGAATGGAAGCTCATGCAGTGGGGGTTACAAGGTAGATAACAAAAGTTTCACCCACTTTGTATGCTGAACCTCCGAGATTAGCTCATGTATTTCGAGACTTCTACAACTAGTAAGAATACCATATGCCTGCTTAGAGTTCAAGAGCACGCTTTGCAACTACCAGAGAGATGGAGAATTACTTCACCAATCAAGATTAAGCAAGAGGAAAGACCATATGCGAGCAGAATGGACTAGACAAAATAACGACTTCAACATCACAATGAATGACGTGCATGATCTTTTCCACAATGATAACATATGAAAATACACGTAGTTTGCTTTTATTTCTTAgaatattttctttttttttaaatgtaCACCTAAAAAAGAGTAATATCAACTATAAATACTCTTCCCCAATGTATTATTCAGTAATGTTGTTTTTAATGAACAAGTTTGTAGCTGTTGTTTCTTTCAGATTTACAAAATTTGGAATTATAACATTGAACAAATAAACCAAAAGTAAACTTGATCATCAAGAAAGTAACTCAAAACTTGAAGTTAAAGGATAAAAAAATAATCAAGGGACTTGTACTCAACCTTCAGATACCTcaactagtaaggtttgagccaaagAAATTCCATTGTTTACTATTCCTTTTTTATTAAGTGTATTCATGCTTTATTGCTTTATCAGGTTTGAACTATTTTCCACTAAATTTGTATGGTTTGATTGACACACAATGAGGTCGTTGTTTGCTTTTAACTTTTAGCCTTTTTAACCACCTTGTAGTAATAGGTACATccattgctaaccactttgagcttaGCCTTTCCTTTGATGACCTAGCCTTAATTCTTAGCCGTATGACTTGttttccaccctctctttggagttaggtagaattATAGTTCTTAAGTGGTATGGAAAATATTAAGttggggttgctcttggaagtgagcaaagtttTAGGTTTGGGGTTGGGGTGCTAGAGAAAAATGATCAAAAGTTCAAAATTTTGAGAAAATAAGAAGTGGACAAAAGAACTTCttcaaaaaaatataattaagcAAAGTGAATAATAAGAACCACAATAGTTATATCTCTAGTACCATAAAAAAAGAACAAAAGGGTATGATAATATAAGGAGAACTAGACACCTAATTCCAAAGGTTTAAACTTACTTTCCCCAAAATATCCTACCCAAACATAAGCCAAGATACAACCGAAAAAGCCCTCAAATATGTGTGTTTTGATTGATTTGACGAATGATGTTAGAACATGATCAAACTCAATATAAACTATTTTGCATGTTGATTTAGAAACTACCTTATCCATTGAGTGAGTCAAGGTGAGATGAGAGACATGTTAAGTACTTGTCAAAGTTTAAGGATGTTTTATGAATTTTTCGAATGGAAGTTAGAAGCTAGAACGATGGCCAGACAAAGAAAAAGTTATATGGTGATGTTCAATTGTTATTGTGCAACTTGCTTTCTGTTTGCAATTAGCAGTGCAAATAAGTTACTTGAGAACAAACAAtgattcaagtttggggttgtgatgacacTTTGTCATTGCATGTTTACGGTCGAAGAAACAAatcaaaacaagttaaagaggATAAGAAATGAAGAATAAATGCCAAAGAAAGAGGAAAAAATGACTAAGTGTGAAGAAATAAAGACTTAGTGAAAATTAGGTGAAAATGGGAGCAAAAGCATGCAACAACTAGAATAATTACGCGCAATATCACGTAGCATCGCACGCGCGTTGCAAAATATCACACGCGGGATAACCCTTTTTTTGGGCTTTTTCTAATACGTTCTGATCTATTCTGAAGACTTTAAAAGAATACAGTTGGTATTTTTTCAAGGGTTCTGAATTTGTACACGTGAAGGAAGAGTTTACAACACCGGATGACATGTTTGGAGAGCATTTGAAGTCATTGACGGTCAATTCTTCAAGGGATTTCTTATGCAACCTTCTTATTTGTTATTGGTCTTGTAATTTGCACAATGGGTAACTAATTCTCTTTAGGTTAGGTCGTGTTTGATGAAACTATTTGGATAATGTTAGTGCATATgtttgatttgatattgcatgaataatttgatttataattctattcaattacaccgtgttcttaatgctttttatatgagatactcttttaatttGAATTTGGACACATATGAAATATTGAtcattagtctatgtgttggacctaaGGCAATTGTCGCGCTTATGGtggtggactagggatagaaaaATACGAGTAGTGGATTAAGAATTAATGTTCTATTGCATTTCCTAATCTTACTTACGCTGGTGGATTTGGGATAGAAAAATCCGAGTATAGATTAGTGAACTATACACCAAGAGATTGGGTATAACAATTTTGTTAATTCACCATGGGATTACAGAGACAATATCATTCATGCACTACATCAAAtatcaacaatagagaaatatGAGATTCTATACACAACCTGATCACTTTCGTATTATTGTCGGCACATGTTATTTTTTTTTCGCAattaaaattcaaaattttcCAATTTAGTATTCTCTACACATTGCACAATATTATCTGATTAAATAACAATCTctataaatttaattttttttattattacGATATTATCAATATACTTATCGATTTTTTTATTATTAAGATATTATCAATATACTTGTCGAGAAGATATCACCTactaaattttttaaaatttagtTATGTCTTTCAAGACAAATATGAGAGAAGTTAAAATGTGTGGTGACAAATATTAAAGTAAGGGTGTTAGGTTAAATTCTCGAGAAGAGTAGGTAAAGTAATATGGTCCATTAGGCCATGAGCCCAAAGTTTTCAATAACCCAACTTGCTATTGATATAAAAACGTCACCGTCTGAGTAGGAATTAAAAGAACCCTAGCAGAGAGAGATCCGTGAGTAGCAGCTGCAAGAAGAACCCTAGCACAGTTCCTCTGAAAAATTGTTGCAGCCATGGTGAAAATCTGAACTCTTTCTCTTCTCAATCTTCGGTTATTTCTACGATTTTCGCATTGTTGAATGATTCGTTTGGTTGATTTTTCAGGCAGATGTTGAACCCGAGGTTGCCGCACAAGGAGTGCCAAAGAAGAGAACGTTTAAGAAGTTTAGTTTCAGAGGTGTTGATCTCGATGCTCTCTTGGATATGTCCACCGATGAGCTCGTCAAGCTCTTCTCCGCTCGTGCCCGTAGAAGGTATTGTAGTGAATCCGAATTTGTTTTGCCTCTGTATTGTGATTGTTGGAGTGAAATTTTGAGGTAGCTAGAAGGCGCTGTGATGATTATATGAAATAATCTCGTTAATCTGATTTACTATGAGGATAATTTCCATATCCATTCATTATTTTCTGAGCACCATTTTAGGTTATTTGTCAATAATGTTAGATTTTTAACTTTATGGGTTGACAGTTGAACGTGTTTATACTTTTTATAATCATCTTGTTCTATAGAATTACTACGGTAAAGGTTTGAGATCTATCTTATGGAAGATTTATTTTTGATGTATTTTATAATTGTTTATACAGTAGTTCATACTGCTACTATTATTATTTAGGACTAGTTTCAAAATTACTATTCAAAATTTCATTCTCTTTTTTGTTTTATATGTAAACAACATCTCATTTTGATCCATTACAATTAAAAATATCTGCATTCCAGGTTTCAACGTGGTTTGACCCGCAAGCCTATGGCACTGATCAAGAAGCTCCGCAAGGCTGTAAGTTTTCTATTTATTTATGTATCTATTATTCCAGTTTGTTAATTCTTGTTGATTATAGATTTCAATTAGATGATTAGTTCTATTTTTTTAGTTGATGAGGATATGTAGAAGCAATAGTAGTGTTACCCAGTGGTTTAACAACTGGGAATTTGTTTATTTATGGAATGaatgatttgatttgatttgaacCACAATTCAAACCTCAAAGATGTGAAGGGTATTATCAGTTCTTATAGGTGCTATGATGATTAAGTGAAATAATCTCGTTAATCTGATTAATAATGAGGATAACTATCATACCCATTCGTTACTTTTCTGAGCACTTTTCTTCCTCGATATCTTTTCATTTGGAATATTTAAACATTTTCCTCAATATCTTTCTGAGCACTGATATTTGATTACTAATTTCTCATTAAACTTATGAGCATGCTCTAACAGTATTGTATTAAAGTTGATTTGTTTCACTTGTTTGTTTTTTTAATAATGGTATGTATGATTCTATATTGTGGCAGAAACGTGAGGCCCCTGCTGGTGAGAAGCCTGAACCTGTAAGAACTCACCTCCGCAACATGATCATTGTGCCTGAGATGATTGGTAGCATTATTGGTGTCTACAATGGAAAGACTTTCAATCAAGTTGAAATTAAACCTGAAATGATTGGCCATTATCTAGCCGAGTTTTCAATCTCATACAAGCCTGTTAAGCATGGTAGGCCTGGTATTGGTGCTACTCACTCCTCCAGGTTTATTCCTCTCAAGTGAAGATCATCACAGAAACCCCTATCCATATGTCAATGGAAACTTTATCTTGTTCTACTGCAActatttaaatattttatttctACTTGACATTGTTTTTTTGACATTTAGGACACAACTGAAGTTTTGGATTTAATATATTTGTTATTGAACTTTTTAAACTTTCTATTTCTCCTTGATTTCAATATGGATTATAGCTAGTATGATATTTTGCACTGTATACTGATTATACAATGCAGTATGTTATTTGTTTTTTATAATGGTGTGAAGTGTCCTCATAATACTACTAACAGGTTTAGTCTAATTTCTGACAACCCTCATCTTGGAGCTTCGAAAAATCCTAATGTTCTCCCCTCTTATAAAATGCCATCGCCCATTGACTCATTCCCTTGTAAAAAGCTGTGTCATGCTTATAACCAACGCACAACAACGTTATCCTTGCAACTTATTATCTTTTTTTCTCCTTGAATTATTTGATTCAGAGGACTCCTCAATTTGGCTTTATTTTTCTAGAATTTAAGGTATCTTTGGTTCTAAGACAAGCTGACTAAATGATTTTACTTGAAAGACTCGGTTGTATTATTAATGTGAAGAGGTAATGTGTTATCAATATTAGTATCTTTGGTTCTACCAAGACAAACTGACTAAATGATTTTACTTTGAAGACTTGGTTATATTGTTATCAATGTGGAGAGGTAATGTGTTTTATGCATAAAAGTTTTACACATTTGCTTTTTTCGTTTGTTTGTTTAAGAGGTACTAATAAGAGTCTCAGTTTATGAGAGAAAGTTATGGATGACATGGTTCTGTTCATTTAGAAAATTAACCTGAACTATATTTAAGGGTCACCTGAACAGTTTAAATTTATCGAGAACTTGTTTTTAATACTCACTTTTAGGTtttttattttcagttttagTTTCTCATTTAGTACTGTTCCATTATTTTGACACGTACTCCAGTGTTCTGATGGGCTTTGAGTTGAAGTATACTTGTTTTTGATTTATGGCATGGTCACTAATCAAGAAAAAAGATGTTACGAAGGACTAAAATAAAGGGATTCAGTTTTGTACAAATTATAAGTGTAGGAATGTTCTTACATAGTAAAACTTAAAGCACGGTTCCAATCTAAAGCATGACAAAATAAAGTAAATATCAATTGTTTTATGCACTGTTTCTTAAAAGAGTGTGGAAGAACGGCAAAAATTTACTACCAATATTCATTCTCTTACACTCTTAAAATAGTCATTTTCTGGTTTGTAcgaaattaaaaaaataaaatacaTTCAATTAACTTTTCTAATCACTACAAAAATAGTTATTTTTGTTTATAGATATGACCAGAATGAGTACCACCCACCATTGCTTATTGGATGTGCGAATGCATGTGGAAAGAGGTTGATGCGATTGCAGAAAGTTTCAAGTCTTTTGTATGCCCTACTTTCATGTCATAACAACATGTTCAAAAGCTCGACATGATCCTTCCAACTCACTATCCTCCGTTTACAAAGTTATAAACTTATGCAATGTGTACATCAATGACTTTTAGGTGGTAATAAAGGAAGATTAATGCCCTACATATCAAGAGAGAATTTGACACAATGAAAACACGCGAAGAAAGAAAAATGATCGTCCTA is a window of Lathyrus oleraceus cultivar Zhongwan6 chromosome 6, CAAS_Psat_ZW6_1.0, whole genome shotgun sequence DNA encoding:
- the LOC127091143 gene encoding 40S ribosomal protein S15-4; protein product: MADVEPEVAAQGVPKKRTFKKFSFRGVDLDALLDMSTDELVKLFSARARRRFQRGLTRKPMALIKKLRKAKREAPAGEKPEPVRTHLRNMIIVPEMIGSIIGVYNGKTFNQVEIKPEMIGHYLAEFSISYKPVKHGRPGIGATHSSRFIPLK